The following coding sequences lie in one Heyndrickxia oleronia genomic window:
- the rnz gene encoding ribonuclease Z has translation MDILFLGTGAGIPAKLRNVTSIALKLLEERKSIWLFDCGEATQHQILHTSLKPRKLEKIFITHLHGDHIFGLPGLLGSRSFQGGDTTLTIYGPKGIKDFIEVSLRVSETHLQYPLIIEEISDGIIFEDDQFVVEAATLDHAVHSYGYRITEKDRIGTLDAVKLKEDGIPPGPIYAKLKNGESVYLEDGRLIHGKDYVGPNQKGKIVTILGDTRPCENAIRLAQQADLLIHEATFAGDSEEMARNYFHSTTIQAAKVAYEANVKNLCLTHISSRYGKGDWQQLIEEAKTIFPQTLIAHDFMEVSI, from the coding sequence TTGGATATTTTATTTTTAGGAACTGGTGCAGGAATACCAGCCAAGTTACGAAATGTTACATCTATTGCATTAAAATTGCTAGAAGAAAGAAAATCAATATGGTTATTTGATTGTGGAGAGGCGACGCAACATCAAATTTTACATACATCATTAAAACCGAGAAAATTGGAAAAGATTTTTATTACCCATTTACATGGTGATCATATTTTTGGCCTTCCAGGTTTATTAGGAAGTCGATCTTTCCAAGGAGGGGACACAACCTTAACCATTTATGGTCCAAAAGGAATCAAAGATTTTATTGAAGTGTCCTTAAGGGTGAGTGAAACCCATTTACAATACCCATTAATAATTGAGGAAATTAGTGATGGCATTATATTTGAAGATGATCAGTTTGTCGTTGAGGCGGCTACATTGGACCATGCTGTTCATAGCTATGGCTATCGAATCACTGAAAAGGATCGGATAGGAACCTTAGATGCCGTTAAGCTAAAGGAAGACGGGATTCCTCCAGGACCTATCTATGCCAAATTAAAAAATGGGGAAAGCGTTTATCTAGAGGATGGACGATTGATCCATGGAAAAGACTATGTTGGCCCGAATCAAAAAGGTAAGATAGTCACAATTCTAGGAGACACAAGACCATGTGAAAATGCGATTCGTCTTGCGCAACAGGCTGACCTCTTGATTCATGAGGCGACATTTGCAGGGGATAGTGAAGAAATGGCTCGTAATTATTTCCACTCAACAACTATTCAGGCTGCTAAAGTCGCGTATGAGGCCAATGTGAAAAATTTATGCTTAACACATATTAGCTCAAGATATGGAAAAGGAGATTGGCAACAATTAATTGAGGAAGCAAAAACGATTTTCCCTCAAACATTGATAGCACATGATTTTATGGAAGTATCTATCTAA
- the namA gene encoding NADPH dehydrogenase NamA, whose product MTVKLFEPYTLKNITIKNRIVMSPMCMYSCEAEDGKVTDWHRTHYTSRAVGQVGMIILEATAVTPQGRISPQDLGIWNDDHIEGLSELVKLIKSHGSVAGIQIAHAGRKAELEGEIIAPSAIAFDNKSKTPKEMSKSDIEETIEAFKQGVLRAKKAGFEVIELHGAHGYLINEFLSPLSNKRTDEYGGSAENRYRFLRDIIEAVKSVWEGPLMVRVSANDYHAEGLTPEDYVQFGIWMKEQGVDLIDVSSGAVVPARISVYPSYQVPFAQEIKQGVNIDTGAVGLITSPQQAEEILQNDRADLILLGRELLRDPYWPRKAAKELGIAIDSPVQYERGWK is encoded by the coding sequence ATGACTGTAAAATTATTTGAACCATATACACTTAAGAATATTACCATCAAAAATAGAATCGTCATGTCACCAATGTGCATGTACTCATGTGAAGCTGAAGATGGGAAAGTAACCGATTGGCATCGAACTCACTATACAAGTCGGGCCGTAGGGCAGGTAGGAATGATTATTCTTGAAGCTACCGCTGTCACACCACAAGGCAGAATTAGCCCTCAAGATTTAGGAATTTGGAATGATGACCATATTGAAGGATTATCAGAATTAGTCAAACTTATTAAGTCACATGGTTCTGTCGCTGGAATTCAAATTGCGCATGCAGGTAGAAAAGCCGAACTAGAAGGAGAAATTATTGCCCCTTCCGCTATTGCTTTTGATAATAAAAGTAAAACACCGAAGGAAATGTCTAAATCAGATATAGAGGAAACGATTGAGGCATTTAAACAAGGCGTTTTACGTGCAAAAAAAGCTGGTTTCGAAGTAATTGAATTACATGGGGCACATGGTTATTTAATCAATGAATTTTTATCTCCACTTTCGAACAAGCGAACAGATGAATATGGAGGTTCAGCTGAAAATCGCTATCGTTTTTTACGAGACATCATTGAAGCTGTGAAATCAGTATGGGAAGGACCGCTTATGGTTCGAGTATCTGCTAATGACTATCATGCTGAAGGATTAACTCCAGAGGATTATGTTCAATTCGGTATATGGATGAAGGAACAAGGAGTCGATCTTATTGATGTAAGCTCAGGTGCCGTTGTTCCAGCAAGAATCTCTGTTTATCCAAGCTATCAAGTACCATTTGCACAGGAAATTAAACAAGGCGTAAACATCGATACTGGTGCAGTAGGGCTAATTACATCTCCGCAACAAGCAGAGGAAATTCTCCAAAATGACCGTGCTGATTTAATCTTATTAGGACGTGAATTATTAAGAGATCCTTATTGGCCAAGAAAAGCCGCAAAAGAGCTTGGTATTGCGATAGACAGCCCCGTACAGTATGAACGTGGATGGAAATAA
- the proC gene encoding pyrroline-5-carboxylate reductase, translated as MKISFIGAGSMAEAMISGIIKKKLIDQKDIFVTNRSDDIKLSTLHDKYGVQITYKLDELLNDVDIIVLAVKPKDADEALQLIRPYIQPITLILSVLAGISISYIQSLLNCPIIRAMPNTSAAIGKSATAIALSPDVTKKQLNDTTKLLSAIGNTTIVEEEKLDAITGLSGSGPAYIYYIVEAMQQSAEEIGLEETVAKQLIIQTLLGATEMLSVSDKSPADLRKAVTSPGGTTEAGIRVLENNQVKEAFIHCIKEATLQSRRLSRTVKIK; from the coding sequence ATGAAGATTTCATTTATTGGTGCAGGATCCATGGCTGAAGCGATGATTAGTGGAATCATAAAGAAGAAATTGATTGACCAAAAAGATATTTTTGTAACCAATCGTTCCGATGATATTAAATTATCCACATTGCATGATAAATACGGGGTGCAAATAACCTATAAACTGGATGAACTCCTTAATGATGTAGACATTATTGTATTAGCAGTGAAACCAAAAGATGCCGATGAAGCACTTCAATTGATTCGCCCCTATATTCAGCCTATTACATTAATTTTATCTGTTTTAGCTGGAATTTCAATTTCATATATCCAGTCACTTTTAAATTGCCCAATTATACGTGCAATGCCAAATACTTCTGCCGCTATTGGAAAATCAGCAACAGCTATTGCTCTAAGTCCAGACGTTACAAAAAAACAATTAAATGATACAACAAAGCTTTTATCCGCAATAGGAAATACTACTATTGTTGAGGAAGAAAAGCTTGATGCAATTACCGGCTTATCTGGGAGTGGACCTGCTTATATTTACTATATTGTCGAGGCTATGCAGCAATCCGCAGAAGAAATTGGTCTTGAAGAAACAGTTGCAAAGCAATTGATTATTCAAACACTTCTCGGAGCAACAGAAATGCTCAGTGTTTCAGATAAATCTCCTGCAGATCTAAGAAAGGCAGTGACAAGCCCTGGTGGAACAACGGAGGCAGGAATACGGGTTCTCGAGAATAATCAAGTAAAGGAAGCATTTATACATTGTATTAAAGAAGCTACTTTACAATCTAGAAGACTTTCCAGAACAGTAAAAATAAAGTAA